A region of Neovison vison isolate M4711 chromosome 7, ASM_NN_V1, whole genome shotgun sequence DNA encodes the following proteins:
- the SULT2B1 gene encoding sulfotransferase 2B1: protein MDGPSEPRIPALWDTHENNISELSQKLSGEYFRYKGVPFPVGIYSPESIRMVENADVQDDDIFIITYPKSGTNWMIEILSLILKDGDPSWIRSVPIWKRAPWCETIMGAFSLSDQPSPRLMSSHLPIQLFTKAFFNSKAKVIYMGRNPRDVVVSLYHYSKIAGQLKDPGTPDQFLQNFLKGEVQFGSWFDHIKGWIRMQGKENFLFITYEELQQDLHGSVQRICQFLGRPLGEEALGSVVAHSAFGAMKANAMSNFTLLPPSLLDQRHGAFLRKGVCGDWKNHFTVAQSEAFDRVYREQMRGLPTFPWDVPDDASPDPDPSPSPPEASETPNP from the exons ATGGATGGGCCCTCCGAGCCCCGGATCCCGGCCCTGTGGGACACGCATGAAAACAACATCTCGGAACTCAG CCAGAAGTTGTCCGGCGAATATTTCCGGTACAAGGGCGTCCCCTTCCCCGTTGGCATCTACTCGCCGGAGAGCATCCGCATGGTAGAGAACGCAGACGTTCAGGATGACGACATCTTCATCATCACCTACCCCAAGTCAG GCACCAATTGGATGATTGAGATTCTCAGCTTAATCCTGAAGGATGGGGACCCATCCTGGATCCGCTCGGTGCCCATCTGGAAGCGGGCACCCTGGTGTGAGACCATCATGGGGGCCTTCAGCCTCTCGGACCAGCCCAGCCCCCGCCTCATGAGTTCCCACCTCCCCATCCAGCTCTTCACCAAAGCCTTCTTCAACTCCAAGGCCAAG GTGATCTACATGGGCCGGAACCCCCGGGACGTGGTGGTCTCCCTCTACCATTACTCCAAGATCGCTGGGCAATTGAAGGACCCTGGCACGCCGGACCAGTTCCTGCAGAACTTTCTCAAAGGCGAAG TGCAGTTTGGCTCCTGGTTCGACCATATTAAGGGCTGGATTCGGATGCAGGGCAAAGAGAACTTCCTGTTTATCACCTACGAGGAGCTGCAGCAG GATCTCCACGGCTCCGTGCAGCGCATCTGCCAATTCCTGGGGCGGCCGCTGGGTGAGGAGGCGCTGGGCTCCGTGGTGGCACACTCAGCTTTCGGAGCGATGAAGGCCAATGCCATGTCCAACTTCACACTTCTGCCCCCCAGCCTGCTGGACCAGCGCCATGGTGCCTTCCTCCGGAaag GGGTTTGCGGCGACTGGAAAAACCACTTCACGGTGGCGCAGAGCGAAGCCTTCGACCGTGTCTACCGCGAGCAGATGCGGGGACTGCCTACCTTCCCCTGGGACGTGCCCGACGACGCCAGCCCGGACCCCgatcccagccccagcccccccgAAGCCTCCGAGACCCCCAACCCGTGA